A stretch of Ipomoea triloba cultivar NCNSP0323 chromosome 11, ASM357664v1 DNA encodes these proteins:
- the LOC115996247 gene encoding deoxyhypusine synthase-like — protein MGEANIGDENRAMDSAHAAVFKKSESLEGSCMKIEGYDFNHGVQYPHLLNSLLSTGFQASNLGKAIQIVNEMLDWRLSHEPTMEDCNTKEKDPAYRDSVTTKIFLGFTSNLVSSGVRETIRYLLQHRMVDVVVTTAGGIEEDLIKCLAPTYKGDFSLQGSVLRSKGLNRIGNLLVPNDNYCKFENWIIPIFDQMYEEQTKQNVSWTPSKVIARLGKEINDESSYLYWAYKNGIPVFCPSLTDGSLGDMLYFHSFSKEAADNSDHNPGLIIDIVGDVRAMNGEAVHAGSRKTGALILGGGLPKHHICNANMMRNGADFAVYINTAQEFDGSDSGARPDEAVSWGKIRDISKAVKVHCDATIAFPLLVAETFATKAKKNPLINNL, from the exons ATGGGGGAAGCCAATATTGGAGATGAGAATAGAGCTATGGACTCTGCACACGCTGCAGTGTTTAAGAAATCAGAGAGCCTTGAGGGATCCTGCATGAAAATTGAGGGCTATGATTTCAACCATGGCGTTCAATACCCTCACTTACTCAACTCCCTGCTCTCAACTGGCTTCCAAGCATCCAACCTCGGCAAAGCCATCCAAATTGTTAATGAAATG CTTGATTGGAGGCTTTCCCATGAACCCACAATGGAAGACTGCAATACTAAAGAGAAAGATCCTGCTTATAGAGACTCAGTGACTACCAAAATCTTCTTAGGCTTCACATCCAATCTTGTTTCTTCAGGTGTTCGAGAAACGATTCGCTATCTACTTCAGCACCGCATG GTTGATGTAGTGGTGACAACAGCTGGTGGTATAGAGGAGGATCTCATAAAATGTCTTGCACCCACTTATAAAGGCGATTTTTCGTTACAAGGTTCTGTGCTACGCTCGAAGGGGTTGAACCGCATTGGTAACTTGTTGGTTCCAAATGACAATTACtgtaaatttgaaaattggatCATTCCCATTTTCGACCAGATGTATGAAGAGCAAACCAAACAG AATGTATCATGGACACCATCTAAAGTTATTGCTCGCCTTGGGAAAGAGATTAATGATGAGAGCTCATATTTATACTGGGCATACAAG AATGGAATTCCTGTCTTCTGTCCCAGCTTAACTGATGGCTCTCTAGGAGACATGTTATACTTCCATTCTTTCAGCAAGGAAGCTGCAGATAATTCAGACCATAATCCTGGTCTAATCATTGACATTGTAGGAG ATGTCAGGGCTATGAATGGTGAGGCTGTTCATGCCGGTTCTAGGAAGACTGGAGCACTTATCCTTGGCGGAGGGCTGCCTAAACATCATATCTGCAACGCGAATATGATGCGCAATGGTGCAGATTTTGCAGTCTACATCAACACGGCCCAGGAGTTCGATGGAAGCGATTCTGGTGCCCGCCCTGATGAAGCTGTGTCGTGGGGAAAAATACGCGATATATCCAAAGCTGTGAAG GTACACTGTGATGCAACTATTGCTTTTCCCCTTTTGGTAGCAGAGACATTTGCAACTAAAGCTAAAAAAAATCCACTAATTAACAATCTGTAA
- the LOC115995730 gene encoding uncharacterized protein LOC115995730: MNSSSASSPPSLSRPEREERQRFFDSLAKKHCWAKADTVPGRHPERWRKDAAGNIVCKRFCNCQGCLCFEYDHILPFSKGGESVAENCQILQTRVNRLKSDKSEIDITQLKGYSCDIKFTDKELDIIEMAVYGDIVRPGKQCRCRTIDEVLGKHKPKDHTAPCTLP, translated from the exons ATGAACTCGTCTTCCGCTTCATCGCCGCCAAGCCTGTCTAGGCCGGAGAGAGAGGAGCGGCAGAGGTTCTTCGACTCGCTGGCGAAGAAACACTGCTGGGCTAAGGCTGACACGGTGCCCGGCCGCCACCCCGAGCGGTGGCGCAAGGACGCTGCTGGCAACATAGTCTGCAAACGCTTCTGCAATTGCCAAGGCTGCCTTTGCTTCGAATACGATCACATTCTCCCCTTCTCCAAAG GAGGTGAATCAGTGGCTGAGAATTGCCAGATTCTTCAAACAAGAGTGAATAGGCTCAAATCAGACAAGAGTGAGATTGACATTACACAGTTAAAAGGCTACTCCTGTGATATCAAGTTCACTG ATAAGGAGCTCGATATTATTGAAATGGCAGTTTATGGGGATATTGTCAGGCCAGGAAAGCAATGCCGTTGTAGAACCATTGATGAGGTATTGGGGAAACACAAGCCTAAGGACCACACTGCCCCATGTACTTTGCCATAA